The proteins below are encoded in one region of Microcoleus sp. FACHB-672:
- a CDS encoding thermonuclease family protein, whose amino-acid sequence MAAAMCGVDAPETDQPLGIKSRDKLRELLKNGKVEFYAIEQDRYGRTIAELAVTTGDPKEIFVNEKMVSLGMAYHYAKYSGNCPNKAAIEAAEEVARTGRFGVWRTAGAVKPWDYRKTQN is encoded by the coding sequence ATGGCAGCGGCAATGTGCGGTGTAGATGCACCGGAAACGGATCAGCCACTCGGCATAAAATCACGCGATAAACTAAGAGAATTATTGAAGAACGGAAAAGTAGAATTCTATGCAATTGAGCAAGACCGCTACGGGCGCACAATCGCGGAGCTTGCAGTGACGACCGGCGACCCCAAAGAAATCTTCGTGAATGAAAAGATGGTCAGCCTCGGCATGGCCTACCATTACGCGAAATATTCAGGTAATTGTCCAAATAAAGCAGCGATAGAAGCAGCCGAAGAAGTTGCGCGAACAGGCCGGTTTGGCGTGTGGAGAACTGCCGGCGCGGTAAAGCCTTGGGACTATAGAAAAACTCAAAATTAG